AAATAGGAATAAATATAACAGGTAAGATTTGTAACCATAGCTTGGAATTGAATAACTCAGTAAAAGAAGGGAAAATTGGTATAGTGTCTAATCCCTTACTCCTAGCTGAAACAGAAGCAGATATAATAGTTGATTGCACAGGAGATGTAATGACTGGAGCGAGCTTAGGCTTTGCAACACTAAACAATAATAAGCATTTTATATCAAATCCCGAAATGGATGTGACAATAGGTCCGGTTCTTAATAAAATCGCAGAAACTAAAGGGGTAATATATAGTGATCAAGAAGGGGATGAACCTGGAGTAATAATGGGACTTTATCGTTATGTTAAACTCCTTGGATTAGATGTTATTGCTGCAGGAAAATTCAAGAAATTTTATGATAGGCATGCTAATCCTACAACAGTTAAAAAATGGGCTGATAAGGCAGAGCAGAGTCCCTATAAGATAAGCTCTTTTACTGATGGTAGCAAAATGAGCATAGAGATGGCAATAGTTTCAAATGCAACGGGCTTAGTACCCGATGTTAGAGGGATGCACTTGCCAAGTTCTACTTTGAATACAGCGGCTAATGTCTTGACAACAAAAGAAACAGGAGGCATACTGTCATCCAAGGGAATCGTAGATATTGTTTTTGATGTAGAGCCTAGCGGAGGAGTTTATATTGTTGCTACTACCTCACACCCTAGAATAATAAAAGATTTACAATATTATAAAATGGGAGAGGGACCTAATTATTTATTTTATCGACCTTATCATTTATGTTCCTTTGAAATGGCAATAGGAATAATAAGAGCTGTCATAGACGGAGATTCTACCATAAAGCCTATAGGAAAACCAGTAGCTGATGTAATAACTGTAGCTAAAAAAGATTTATTTCCAGGAGATACTCTGGATAGCATAGGAGGATATAGCTATTATGGACTCATTGACAAGGCTGACATAATAAAGAGAGAAAATATTCTTCCTATAGGTTTAGCTAAAGGAGCTAAAATTGTAAAGCCAGTTAAAATGGATACACCTATTTCTTTTAATGATATAGAAATTGATACTACAACTATTTTATGGGAACTTAGACAGCAGTACAATAATATGATTTAAAATTGATTTTGGAGGGATGTAAATGAAGGGTGTTATATTGTGTGGAGGATTAGGAACTAGACTAAGGCCTATAACCTATTCCATGCCTAAACAGCTTATACCAATTGCAAATAGACCTATTATTTTTCATATTATAGATTCTTTAGTAAAGGCAAACATAACAGAAATAGGTATAGTTATTAACGGCAAGGAAGATATATTTAAGAATGTCCTTAAGGAATATGAGAATAAGGATATAAGCTATGAGTTTATCTATCAAAATGAGCCATTAGGATTGGCAGATGCAGTCCTTGCATCTGAAAGGTTTGTTAAGGATGATGACTTCATTGTAATCTTAGGAGATAATTTCTATGAGGTTAATTTAACAAGTCTAATAAAAGACTTTTACCATACATCCAGTAGCTGTAGTATTCTTCTTTATGAGGTAGAAGAACCTCATAAATATGGAGTTGCAGAAGTAAAGGAAGATCAGGTTTTAAACCTTGAGGAGAAACCTAAGAATCCCAAAACAAATTTAGCTATTACGGGAATTTATATTTTTGATAGCAATATTTTTAAAGGCTGCAAAGAAATAGGTCCTTCTTGGAGAGGAGAATTTGAGATTACCGATAGCATAAATTGGCTTTTATACAATGGCTATAAAGTGACTTATAAAATTTTAAAATCCTTATGGATAGACCTTGGTACTCCAGGAGATATACTTTATGCTAATAATTATAAATTAAGCAAAATAAAATCTAATATTAATGGACTAATTGATGAAAAAAGCAAAACCTGGGGCAATATTTTTGTAGGAGAAAATTCAAAAATTTATAATAGTATAGTAAGAGGTCCTGCAATCATTGGAAATAACACAATTATCGAAAATTCCTATATTGGCCCCTACACTTCTATTATGAATAGTGTAAAGATTATAGATTCTCAAATTGAGAGTAGTATTATTTTAGATAAATGCCTAATATCAAAAGTTAGCCATGTAGTTGATTCTAGTATTGTTGGAAGTAATAGTACTATTACTTCCAACAATTCTCAGAAAAAGGCAAACAGCTTTGTTTTAGGTATGGATAGCAACCTAATACTGTATTGAGAGTCCAAAGGGAGTGATGATTTTGAGCAAGGTGCTTGTAACAGGAGGGGCAGGGTATATAGGCTCTACCTTAGTTAGATTATTACTAGAAAAAGGATATGAGGTTAAGGTTGTAGATAGATTATTTTTTGGTGAGAAACCACTTTCAGAAATTGAGAATAAAATAGAACTTATTAAAGAAGATATTAGAGACGTAAGAAAAGAAATTTTTGAGGATGTGGATACTGTAATGGATTTAGCAGCAATATCTAATGATCCTTCAGGTGAGCTAGATAAGCAAAAGACTTTAGATATAAACTATCTTGGTAGATGTAGAGTGGCACATTTAGCAAAATTATCAGGAGTCAAAAGATATATATTAGCTAGTTCCTGTAGTGTATATGGATTTCAAGATGGAATACTGACAGAAAGTTCTAATGTAAATCCTTTGACAACATATGCAGAAGCTAATTATTTAGCTGAGAAGGGAATTTTACCATTAGGTGATGAAAACTTCTGTGTTACAGCCTTAAGGCAGGCTACGGTTTTTGGATATTCCCACAGAATGAGGTTTGATTTAGTTGTAAATGGGATGGTAGGTGCTTATTATAAGTATGGTCATTTTAATCTTCTAAGAGATGGAACACAGTGGAGACCTCATATATATGTAAAGGACACAGCCAGAGCATTCATTGCAGTAATGGAAGGAGATAAGGCTAAAGTTAACAAGGAGATATTCAATATTGGCTCAAACGATTTAAATATTCAAATATTGGAGTTAGGAGAAAGAATTTGTAAGGGTATTGAAAAGCCATTTAAATTTATCTGGTATGGAGATACTGACAAAAGGTCCTATAGAGTAAATTTTGATAAAATTAATAAAGCTTTAGGATTCAAGACTAAATATAATGTTGAAGATGCTGCAAAAGAAATATGGGAAAAATTAGAAGAAAAATCATTGGATTGGGATGATCCAACTACAAGAACAGTAAATTGGTATGATACTCTGATTAATTGGAACCTTAAAACAAAACAGATTTTAAGGAATGGGGAGATTTTATAAATAAAAGCACATTACCTTCTAAAAGCATATTAGAAAGTAATGTGCTTTACTAAATAAGCATTAAGGTGTAAAAAGGAATAATAATAATACTAGCTATAGTGGTAAAGGTAATAAGCCATGAAGCATATTCAGACTCATTATCATAATGCTTAGCCACAACAGCTATTTGTGCCATAATAGGCATAGCAGATTCAAGGATGAAAACATTCTGCATTAAAGCTGGGAAATCATAAATTTTCAAGAGCAAAAAAATCATAAGTGGATTAATAAAAAACTTTCCTATTACTATAAGATAGCTGTATAAATCAAATTTAATGTTTTTAAGATTTAACGAGCTAATTATCATTCCTATAAAAAGCATTGACATAGGTGTAGTTAAATTACCTATATATTTTAATCCGTCGGCAAGAAAAATAGGTAATTTTATATTTAATAGTACTATTCCTATACCAATTAAGAAACCAAGTAAAGGAGGAGAAAACACCTTTTTTATAATATGAAATTCTCTAACCTCAGAAATATGGTTGTTTGTTGCTTTTTTGATATTATACAAGCCTAGTGTCCAAAATAAGGTTGTGTTAGCAAAGTAATATAGTAGTACAAAAGGTATACTTTCCTCTCCAAGTATGGCTATATTAACAGGTAAACCTATGAAGATAGTATTTGAGAAGGTAAATAAAGCACAAAAAATTCCTAGCTTAGTTTTATTGATTTTAGTGATTTTTCCAATAATATAGCTAATAAAGTAAGAAATAATTATACAAGTAAAGGCGATTATAATTCCAAATTTATATTGTGAAAAAGTGTTAATGCTAAACTCTTTAGAAATATTTATTATCATAAGTGATGGTAGGGAGATATTAATGACAATTTTAGAAAAAGCTTCTCCAATTTTATTGTCTAGCCACCCAATTTTTGAAAGTATAAAACCTACGGTTATTATGAACAAAATACTTAATATGCTAGATGCTCCAGCTACCATATAATCCTCTCCCCACACTTCTAAAGTCTTTAATTATTTATTTTAAAATTCTTTACTAATTGGATTAATTTTGTAGCTCTTTTTTCGTAGGTGTATTCATTTATAATTATCTCAGATGCCCTATTGACTTTTTCTATTACAGATGGATAATTAAGATTTATTTCATCAATACATTTTTTAAATTCCTTTTTGTTGTTATAATACAAAATCTCTTTTGGAAATAAGTTATACAGTTCTTCACTATAATCAGATATTACTGGCAATCCACAAGCTAGAGCATCAAAAACTCTATTATTAATAAATCCATACTCTAACATATCGGGCCAGTGATTATTTAGAGTGACTTTAGCTTTAGAATATAAATTTACAAGCTTTTCATTAGCTATATATTCATCCACGATATATTTTTTATCTATGAACTTTTCCCAACCTCTTCCCCATACCTTAAGTGGTAATTTGTACTCTATTGCCCAAAGGACACAGTCTCTTTTTACTCCACGAGTATTACCTACAAAGATAAAACCCTTTCTTTCTAAGTCTGTATTTTTATTATAAAATTCCTCATGATCAGTGCAAAGCAAGAATGGAAATACTGGCTTGTTTAACTGTTTTTTTAAAATACTAGAATAATGTTTTGATGCAATTAAAATTATATCGTATGCTTCATATTCTTTTTTTGTTACGTCCTCAGGATGGCCAAAGTTCCACATTATATTGATACTAGAGTTCTTATTCGGCTTATAAGGGTATTTACCCCTAAGAACCAGCACTACATCAGACTTTTTTTTATTATACCAATCAGTGTAATAATCAGTTTCTACTTTTTCTCCAAGTCTAGTTAAATATTTTGTGAGACACCTACCTATATGATAGTCACCCCATTTATTTTGTCTATAATCTGTAGGAGAAGGATTTTTAATTATCCATTTCATTTATATTCCTCCAATGTATTGACTATATAGATAAAAATTTAAATGTCTGCATATGATTTGTATCCTTTAGCTGATGATAGAAGTGTGAACCCCTTCATAAATTTGGTATTATCAATTTTCCAAGTATGGTTTTCTAGTGATAAATGTCTAATATAAACGAAATTTTTTTTGCTAGTTGAGTAAATTTTTATGCCATTCTTTAAACAATCTTTCAAAAAATGCTGATCTGCTCCATGACTCATGTTTTTAAATTTATATTTTTTAATTATACTTCGTTTCATAACAAGAGTTGGACCATGAATATAATTTGTGTATTTATTTTCGGCACCACTCTTTCTTAGGCCTGTCTTTTTAATATCTTCAAAATATGCATAGTATTTAGACTTGCCCACAACACTCGCTTTTGTAGAGGTAATAGCTTCTATAGCTTCATTTAAATAATTTGGACCATAATAGTCATCATCGTCAAATTTTGCTATTAAATCTGCAGATGATTGAGATACTCCAAAATTTATACAATCAGACAGATCCTTTTTTTCATCAACTTGAAAGACTTTTACATTTTCATGTTGTTCGGCTTCCTTTCTCCAGAGTTTTATATCCATTATATTATTATTTAAAATAATTATTAATTCTTTATTGTTATAATCTTGTCTTTGATAATTTTTAAATATGTTATTCATATATTTTGGCTTGTTTGTAGAGGCTATAATTGAAATACTTAAACTAGAAGTCGATTTTATAGTTTTCTCCAAGTCTTTTTTTGTCTCTTTTTTTATTATTATAGAGACGTTTTTGGAGGCTATCTTTTTATTTACTGGTTTTGTAAAGCTAGTTTTTTTCTTAATTTTCATACTTGACATCCTTTCAAAGCCTAATAGTTATATCTACTTAATGTTTAAGCACTACATAAAATCCTTTAGTATTTTTTTTGCTTTTTTATTATCAGCTATAATATTTTTTCTATTAGCAAGCCTAAAAGTAGACGAATCGTTTACAGAATGAACAAGCCTAATATAATTAGGTTTTTTGATGGTTTCATATTTTAACAGCTTAATAACATTTGGATGGCCTCCTGGTATTTTGTATCTTTTACCATCTATATAGTCAACTACTTTATAAACTAAAGTATAGTAATTCGGAGATTTTTGAGGGAATTTTGCAAGAAGCTTCTTTATAGAATCATATATATAGCCATTTTGGTTAACAATTGCTTCAGTTGATATATGATGATTAAAATCATATAGTTGCTGTATAAAGCTTTTATGATACATATCATCTGAATCAAGTCTTACTAGATATAAATATTTAAATCCTTTTATAGTTTGGAGTACCTTATTTTCATATTCACTTTTTGAGATAAACTTAATATTGTCTGGAAGCTTTGGATACTTATCTAAGATATTTGCGATGATGTCATTAGTTTTATCTTCATATTTTATTAGAGCTAGAAAATTTTGATTTGTTTGAGCTTTTAAACTTTGCAAAGTGAATTTCATAAAAATATCTATTCTTTTTTCTATCCAACTCTTAGTAAGCCTTTTATTGCTAAAAGGTAAGGTATTAAAATCACTCCAAATAATAATGACTTTAGAACCCGGAATATGTTTCTTTTTTTTATTTTTTGTATTTAAGTTGAGACTACTTTTCTTCTTATTAGATATTGTTTTCTCACAACTATATTCTTTGTTAACAGCCTTTAATTTTTTGATATAATTAACAGGATTTTTTTTATCTTTCATTTTT
Above is a window of Proteiniborus ethanoligenes DNA encoding:
- a CDS encoding glucose-1-phosphate thymidylyltransferase, with product MKGVILCGGLGTRLRPITYSMPKQLIPIANRPIIFHIIDSLVKANITEIGIVINGKEDIFKNVLKEYENKDISYEFIYQNEPLGLADAVLASERFVKDDDFIVILGDNFYEVNLTSLIKDFYHTSSSCSILLYEVEEPHKYGVAEVKEDQVLNLEEKPKNPKTNLAITGIYIFDSNIFKGCKEIGPSWRGEFEITDSINWLLYNGYKVTYKILKSLWIDLGTPGDILYANNYKLSKIKSNINGLIDEKSKTWGNIFVGENSKIYNSIVRGPAIIGNNTIIENSYIGPYTSIMNSVKIIDSQIESSIILDKCLISKVSHVVDSSIVGSNSTITSNNSQKKANSFVLGMDSNLILY
- a CDS encoding NAD-dependent epimerase/dehydratase family protein, with product MLVTGGAGYIGSTLVRLLLEKGYEVKVVDRLFFGEKPLSEIENKIELIKEDIRDVRKEIFEDVDTVMDLAAISNDPSGELDKQKTLDINYLGRCRVAHLAKLSGVKRYILASSCSVYGFQDGILTESSNVNPLTTYAEANYLAEKGILPLGDENFCVTALRQATVFGYSHRMRFDLVVNGMVGAYYKYGHFNLLRDGTQWRPHIYVKDTARAFIAVMEGDKAKVNKEIFNIGSNDLNIQILELGERICKGIEKPFKFIWYGDTDKRSYRVNFDKINKALGFKTKYNVEDAAKEIWEKLEEKSLDWDDPTTRTVNWYDTLINWNLKTKQILRNGEIL
- a CDS encoding NAD(P)H-dependent oxidoreductase, which translates into the protein MVSQHIIDKLNERDKEKNPIKVAIAGTGFIGRGLINQISLMKGIKVIAIGNRNVRKAEEVVNQIGINITGKICNHSLELNNSVKEGKIGIVSNPLLLAETEADIIVDCTGDVMTGASLGFATLNNNKHFISNPEMDVTIGPVLNKIAETKGVIYSDQEGDEPGVIMGLYRYVKLLGLDVIAAGKFKKFYDRHANPTTVKKWADKAEQSPYKISSFTDGSKMSIEMAIVSNATGLVPDVRGMHLPSSTLNTAANVLTTKETGGILSSKGIVDIVFDVEPSGGVYIVATTSHPRIIKDLQYYKMGEGPNYLFYRPYHLCSFEMAIGIIRAVIDGDSTIKPIGKPVADVITVAKKDLFPGDTLDSIGGYSYYGLIDKADIIKRENILPIGLAKGAKIVKPVKMDTPISFNDIEIDTTTILWELRQQYNNMI
- a CDS encoding AEC family transporter, with translation MVAGASSILSILFIITVGFILSKIGWLDNKIGEAFSKIVINISLPSLMIINISKEFSINTFSQYKFGIIIAFTCIIISYFISYIIGKITKINKTKLGIFCALFTFSNTIFIGLPVNIAILGEESIPFVLLYYFANTTLFWTLGLYNIKKATNNHISEVREFHIIKKVFSPPLLGFLIGIGIVLLNIKLPIFLADGLKYIGNLTTPMSMLFIGMIISSLNLKNIKFDLYSYLIVIGKFFINPLMIFLLLKIYDFPALMQNVFILESAMPIMAQIAVVAKHYDNESEYASWLITFTTIASIIIIPFYTLMLI
- a CDS encoding glycosyltransferase family A protein, whose translation is MKDKKNPVNYIKKLKAVNKEYSCEKTISNKKKSSLNLNTKNKKKKHIPGSKVIIIWSDFNTLPFSNKRLTKSWIEKRIDIFMKFTLQSLKAQTNQNFLALIKYEDKTNDIIANILDKYPKLPDNIKFISKSEYENKVLQTIKGFKYLYLVRLDSDDMYHKSFIQQLYDFNHHISTEAIVNQNGYIYDSIKKLLAKFPQKSPNYYTLVYKVVDYIDGKRYKIPGGHPNVIKLLKYETIKKPNYIRLVHSVNDSSTFRLANRKNIIADNKKAKKILKDFM
- a CDS encoding CgeB family protein, giving the protein MKWIIKNPSPTDYRQNKWGDYHIGRCLTKYLTRLGEKVETDYYTDWYNKKKSDVVLVLRGKYPYKPNKNSSINIMWNFGHPEDVTKKEYEAYDIILIASKHYSSILKKQLNKPVFPFLLCTDHEEFYNKNTDLERKGFIFVGNTRGVKRDCVLWAIEYKLPLKVWGRGWEKFIDKKYIVDEYIANEKLVNLYSKAKVTLNNHWPDMLEYGFINNRVFDALACGLPVISDYSEELYNLFPKEILYYNNKKEFKKCIDEINLNYPSVIEKVNRASEIIINEYTYEKRATKLIQLVKNFKINN
- a CDS encoding glycosyltransferase family 2 protein, whose product is MKIKKKTSFTKPVNKKIASKNVSIIIKKETKKDLEKTIKSTSSLSISIIASTNKPKYMNNIFKNYQRQDYNNKELIIILNNNIMDIKLWRKEAEQHENVKVFQVDEKKDLSDCINFGVSQSSADLIAKFDDDDYYGPNYLNEAIEAITSTKASVVGKSKYYAYFEDIKKTGLRKSGAENKYTNYIHGPTLVMKRSIIKKYKFKNMSHGADQHFLKDCLKNGIKIYSTSKKNFVYIRHLSLENHTWKIDNTKFMKGFTLLSSAKGYKSYADI